From Actinopolyspora lacussalsi, a single genomic window includes:
- a CDS encoding chromosome partitioning protein (product_source=KO:K03496; cath_funfam=3.40.50.300; cog=COG1192; ko=KO:K03496; pfam=PF13614; smart=SM00382; superfamily=52540), with product MSTPQPSAGGRYRGAVDLSITPDTSELANGDGMGPDPNDANIGPTGRPRRHVPEPAVLDTHGPASVLAMCNQKGGVGKTTSTINLGAALAEYGRKVLLVDFDPQGALSVGLGVQPHQLEQTIYNVIMERSAELREVIRSTSVSGMDLLPSNIDLSAAEVQLVAEVGREQALERALRPVRAEYDFVLVDCQPSLGLLTVNALAAAHGVMIPLECEFFSLRGVALLIDTIEKVRDRLNPDLEISGILATMFDPRTLHSREVMSRVVEAFGDIVFDSVINRTVRFPETTVAGEPITRWAPRSSGSKAYRSLAREVIAR from the coding sequence ATGTCGACGCCGCAGCCCTCCGCCGGTGGGCGGTACCGGGGCGCGGTCGACCTGAGCATCACCCCCGACACTTCGGAACTCGCCAACGGCGACGGAATGGGACCCGATCCCAACGACGCGAACATCGGCCCCACCGGTAGGCCGCGTCGACACGTTCCGGAGCCCGCGGTGTTGGACACGCACGGGCCCGCCTCGGTGCTGGCGATGTGCAACCAGAAGGGCGGCGTCGGTAAGACCACGTCCACGATCAATCTGGGGGCGGCACTCGCCGAGTACGGACGCAAGGTGTTGCTGGTCGATTTCGATCCACAAGGTGCATTGTCGGTAGGTCTCGGCGTGCAACCGCACCAGCTGGAGCAGACCATCTACAACGTCATCATGGAACGCTCCGCCGAACTCCGCGAGGTGATCAGATCCACCAGTGTCTCGGGAATGGATCTGTTGCCGAGCAACATCGATCTCTCGGCGGCCGAGGTCCAACTCGTCGCCGAGGTGGGGCGGGAGCAGGCGCTGGAGCGTGCCCTGCGGCCGGTGCGCGCGGAGTACGACTTCGTGCTGGTCGATTGCCAGCCGTCGTTGGGGCTGCTGACGGTCAACGCGTTGGCGGCGGCCCACGGCGTGATGATTCCGCTGGAGTGCGAGTTCTTCAGCCTGCGCGGAGTGGCATTGCTGATCGACACCATCGAGAAGGTCCGCGACCGGCTGAATCCCGATCTGGAGATCAGCGGAATCCTGGCGACGATGTTCGATCCCCGCACGCTGCATTCGCGAGAGGTGATGTCGCGCGTGGTGGAAGCGTTCGGGGATATAGTGTTCGACAGCGTGATAAACCGTACGGTGCGGTTTCCCGAAACCACCGTGGCGGGAGAACCCATCACTCGGTGGGCGCCGCGTTCCTCCGGCTCGAAGGCCTACCGTTCGCTCGCCCGCGAGGTCATCGCGCGGTGA
- a CDS encoding TrkA domain protein (product_source=KO:K07228; cath_funfam=3.30.70.1450; cog=COG0490; ko=KO:K07228; pfam=PF02080; superfamily=116726) — MDVTVTPLPGLGTQQEFTTESGRRIGVITYRDGRMELIVSDARDPDKICAATDLTGEETSTLANLLGAPQLVRQLSEQQREVTGVTTWQLPLVPNSPFDGRPLGETEMRTRTSVSIVAVIRDGSVLPSPRPDFVFAGGDLVVVVGTAEGLRAAGEIMEHG, encoded by the coding sequence GTGGACGTCACCGTGACCCCGCTGCCGGGGCTGGGCACGCAACAGGAATTCACGACCGAATCCGGGCGCCGCATCGGAGTGATCACCTACCGGGACGGCCGGATGGAGCTGATCGTCTCCGATGCCAGGGACCCGGACAAGATCTGTGCGGCTACCGATCTCACCGGGGAGGAAACCAGCACGCTGGCGAACCTGCTCGGAGCTCCCCAACTGGTGCGGCAGCTCAGCGAGCAACAGCGCGAAGTGACCGGCGTGACCACCTGGCAACTGCCGCTGGTGCCCAACTCGCCGTTCGACGGGCGCCCGCTCGGCGAGACCGAGATGCGCACCCGGACCTCGGTTTCGATAGTGGCGGTGATAAGGGACGGGTCGGTGCTGCCCTCCCCTCGCCCGGATTTCGTCTTCGCGGGCGGCGACCTTGTGGTCGTCGTCGGTACCGCCGAAGGTCTGCGCGCAGCCGGCGAGATCATGGAACACGGCTGA
- a CDS encoding integrase/recombinase XerD (product_source=KO:K04763; cath_funfam=1.10.150.130,1.10.443.10; cog=COG4974; ko=KO:K04763; pfam=PF00589,PF02899; superfamily=47823,56349; tigrfam=TIGR02225): MPDLDKLPDELRRVIRAYLDHLVVERGTAPSTLESYTRDLRRYGAYLSGAGIVEPGGVSPDLVGEFLATLRRGEHDGGVPLAPASAARTIVAVRGLHRFALLEGFTARDPAREVTPPALPRRLPKALSVDEVMRLLETGTVEGMRGLRDRALLELLYSSGARISEAVGLDSDDLDERERTVLFDGKGGVQRRVPVGRPALAAIEAYRVRSRPALAKRGRGDRALFLNSRGGRLSRQSAWNILKTTAERAGVSTSVSPHVLRHSFATHLLEGGADVRVVQELLGHSSVSTTQMYTMVTMNTLREVYATTHPRARD, from the coding sequence ATGCCCGATCTCGACAAACTGCCCGACGAACTGCGCCGAGTGATCAGAGCTTATCTCGATCACCTCGTGGTGGAACGGGGAACCGCTCCCAGCACGCTGGAGTCCTACACTCGGGACCTGCGTCGTTACGGCGCTTACCTGTCCGGGGCGGGAATCGTGGAACCGGGCGGAGTTTCGCCCGATCTGGTGGGTGAGTTTCTCGCCACACTGCGCAGGGGTGAGCACGATGGCGGGGTTCCGCTCGCGCCCGCTTCCGCGGCCAGAACCATCGTGGCGGTGCGGGGGTTGCATCGCTTCGCTCTCCTGGAGGGATTCACGGCGCGGGACCCGGCACGTGAGGTGACTCCGCCCGCCCTGCCGCGACGTCTGCCGAAGGCGTTAAGCGTCGACGAGGTCATGCGGCTGCTGGAAACGGGTACTGTCGAAGGCATGCGCGGATTGCGGGACCGTGCCTTGCTGGAACTGCTCTACTCCAGTGGAGCGCGGATTTCCGAGGCGGTCGGTCTGGACAGCGATGATCTCGACGAACGGGAGCGGACCGTCCTGTTCGACGGGAAGGGCGGGGTGCAACGTCGGGTTCCGGTGGGGCGTCCGGCCCTTGCCGCGATCGAGGCATACCGCGTCCGTTCGCGTCCCGCGCTGGCGAAGCGGGGCAGGGGGGACAGGGCGTTGTTCCTCAATTCCCGCGGCGGCAGACTCTCCCGGCAGAGCGCCTGGAACATCCTGAAAACCACGGCCGAACGTGCCGGTGTGTCCACTTCGGTCTCGCCACACGTGCTTCGGCATTCCTTCGCGACTCATCTACTGGAAGGGGGAGCCGATGTGCGGGTCGTGCAGGAGCTGCTCGGGCACTCGTCGGTCTCGACAACTCAGATGTACACAATGGTCACCATGAATACGTTGCGCGAGGTCTACGCCACCACCCATCCCAGGGCGCGCGACTGA
- a CDS encoding segregation and condensation protein B (product_source=KO:K06024; cath_funfam=1.10.10.10; cog=COG1386; ko=KO:K06024; pfam=PF04079; superfamily=46785; tigrfam=TIGR00281) yields MSDEKHPDGSRTGEAEGGEETERAVGTGEGRSREWPALDSEPALDAALEAVLLVVDAPAGEELLAEVLDQPVDRVTTALSRLAEGYTTAGSGIELRRVADGWRFYTRDVYAPVVERYLLDGQRAKLTKAALETLAVIAYRQPVTRSKVAAVRGVNVDGVVRTLLARGLIHEAGTDPESGGTSYCTTELFLERLGLSSLRELPPLAPLLPEVDAIDDV; encoded by the coding sequence GTGAGTGACGAGAAGCATCCCGATGGTTCCCGTACCGGGGAAGCCGAGGGCGGCGAGGAGACCGAGCGGGCGGTCGGTACAGGGGAAGGGCGGAGTCGTGAGTGGCCCGCCCTCGACTCCGAGCCCGCGCTGGACGCCGCGCTGGAAGCGGTGCTGCTGGTGGTCGATGCCCCTGCCGGTGAGGAGCTGCTGGCCGAGGTCCTCGATCAGCCCGTGGATCGGGTCACCACAGCCCTGAGTCGGCTGGCCGAGGGCTACACCACGGCGGGAAGTGGTATCGAGCTGCGCAGGGTGGCGGATGGCTGGCGGTTCTACACCCGCGATGTGTACGCTCCCGTCGTCGAGCGATACCTCCTCGACGGGCAGCGGGCCAAGCTCACCAAGGCCGCGCTGGAGACGCTCGCCGTCATCGCCTATCGGCAACCGGTGACTCGCTCGAAGGTGGCCGCGGTGCGCGGTGTTAACGTGGACGGGGTCGTACGTACCCTGCTGGCGCGTGGACTGATCCACGAAGCCGGTACCGACCCGGAATCGGGCGGCACTTCCTACTGCACGACCGAGTTGTTCCTGGAACGGCTCGGCCTGTCCTCGTTGCGGGAACTGCCGCCGCTGGCCCCCCTGTTGCCCGAAGTGGATGCGATCGACGATGTCTGA
- a CDS encoding 23S rRNA pseudouridine2605 synthase (product_source=KO:K06178; cath_funfam=3.10.290.10,3.30.70.1560,3.30.70.580; cog=COG1187; ko=KO:K06178; pfam=PF00849,PF01479; smart=SM00363; superfamily=55120,55174; tigrfam=TIGR00093), which translates to MSEPHDPTSRNSRDAEGVRLQKVLSKAGVASRRAAEEMIVEGRVEVDGAPVTTLGARVDPATSVIHVDGSRVVVDNEATHLLLNKPTGILCSMSDDQGRPCIGDYLPKREGKLFHIGRLDFNTEGLLLISNDGDLANRLMHPSYRVPKTYLVELQGPVPKDLGRTVKAGLELEDGLASVDSFRFVDTNQKGTRVLAQVVLHEGRKRIVRRLFKAAGYPVQRLVRTGVGEVRLTNERPGAIRPLDNKELGSLYRAVGL; encoded by the coding sequence ATGTCTGAACCGCACGACCCGACGAGCCGGAACAGCCGGGACGCGGAAGGCGTCCGGCTGCAGAAAGTGCTTTCCAAGGCGGGCGTCGCCTCACGCCGCGCCGCTGAGGAGATGATCGTCGAGGGCCGTGTGGAGGTCGACGGTGCTCCGGTCACCACGCTCGGTGCCAGGGTGGATCCGGCCACCTCGGTCATCCACGTGGACGGCAGCAGGGTCGTGGTCGACAACGAAGCCACCCATCTGTTGCTGAACAAGCCCACGGGCATTCTGTGCAGCATGTCCGACGACCAGGGGCGGCCCTGCATCGGTGACTACCTGCCGAAGCGGGAGGGCAAGCTCTTCCACATCGGGCGGCTGGACTTCAACACCGAAGGGTTGCTGCTGATCAGCAACGACGGTGATCTCGCCAATCGACTGATGCATCCCTCCTACCGGGTTCCCAAGACCTATCTCGTCGAGTTGCAGGGGCCCGTTCCCAAGGATCTGGGACGCACCGTCAAGGCCGGTCTGGAACTCGAGGACGGGCTCGCCAGCGTTGATTCCTTCCGCTTCGTCGACACGAACCAGAAGGGGACCCGGGTGTTGGCACAGGTGGTGCTGCACGAGGGACGCAAACGAATCGTCCGCAGACTGTTCAAGGCCGCGGGCTACCCGGTGCAGCGACTGGTCCGGACCGGTGTCGGCGAAGTGCGGCTGACCAATGAACGCCCGGGGGCGATCCGGCCGCTGGACAACAAGGAACTCGGCTCGCTCTACCGCGCGGTCGGCCTGTGA
- a CDS encoding CPA2 family monovalent cation:H+ antiporter-2 (product_source=KO:K03455; cog=COG0475; ko=KO:K03455; pfam=PF00999; transmembrane_helix_parts=Outside_1_3,TMhelix_4_26,Inside_27_32,TMhelix_33_54,Outside_55_63,TMhelix_64_83,Inside_84_89,TMhelix_90_112,Outside_113_115,TMhelix_116_138,Inside_139_150,TMhelix_151_173,Outside_174_177,TMhelix_178_200,Inside_201_216,TMhelix_217_234,Outside_235_237,TMhelix_238_256,Inside_257_262,TMhelix_263_282,Outside_283_291,TMhelix_292_314,Inside_315_326,TMhelix_327_349,Outside_350_353,TMhelix_354_376,Inside_377_391), which produces MQHTAITLIELGAVFFGLGVLGRLAWRIGISPIPLYLLGGLAFGQGGLIPLGGIEPFTEIASEIGVVLLLLLLGLEYSASELVTGLRRSWLAGLVDVVLNASPGAAVALLLGWGPIAAIVLAGVTYISSSGIVAKVLGDLGRLGNRETPVVLSILVFEDLAMAIYLPILTALLAGVGFLGGLGAVGVSVLVITLVLVLALRYGRYVSALVDSPDPEVFLLRLLGAALLVAGLAAQLQVSAAVGAFLLGIAISGSTAANATRTLAPLRDLFAAVFFVVFGLNTDPSAIPPVLPFALLLALLTTITKLATGWFAAGSQGIRRMGRARAGAALVARGEFSIVIAGLAVGSGAVTGELAAFSTAYVLLMAVLGPVAARVVEPVAQRLVTLRQARR; this is translated from the coding sequence GTGCAACACACTGCGATCACGCTGATCGAACTGGGAGCTGTCTTCTTCGGTCTGGGGGTGCTCGGGCGACTCGCCTGGCGCATCGGTATATCGCCGATCCCGCTGTATCTGCTCGGCGGGTTGGCCTTCGGGCAGGGCGGGCTGATCCCGCTGGGCGGCATCGAACCGTTCACCGAGATCGCCTCGGAGATCGGGGTCGTCCTGCTGTTGCTGCTGCTGGGGTTGGAGTACTCGGCGAGTGAGCTGGTCACGGGGTTGCGCCGTTCCTGGCTGGCGGGGCTCGTCGACGTGGTTCTCAACGCTTCGCCGGGCGCCGCCGTGGCACTGCTGCTGGGATGGGGCCCGATCGCGGCGATCGTACTGGCCGGTGTCACCTACATCTCCTCGTCGGGGATCGTGGCGAAGGTCCTGGGGGACCTGGGCAGGCTGGGCAACCGTGAGACACCGGTGGTGCTGTCGATACTGGTGTTCGAGGACCTGGCCATGGCCATCTACCTGCCGATCCTGACCGCCCTGCTCGCCGGGGTGGGGTTTCTGGGAGGTCTCGGTGCGGTCGGTGTGTCCGTCCTGGTGATCACTCTGGTGCTGGTGCTGGCGCTGCGTTACGGACGCTACGTCTCGGCGTTGGTTGACAGCCCGGATCCCGAGGTGTTCCTGCTCCGATTGCTCGGGGCGGCGCTGCTCGTGGCCGGCTTGGCGGCCCAGCTGCAGGTTTCGGCGGCGGTGGGCGCCTTCCTGCTGGGCATCGCCATATCCGGGTCTACCGCGGCCAACGCCACCCGAACACTGGCCCCGCTGCGCGACCTGTTCGCGGCGGTGTTCTTCGTCGTGTTCGGCCTCAACACCGATCCGTCCGCGATTCCGCCGGTGCTGCCGTTCGCGCTGTTGTTGGCACTGCTGACCACGATCACGAAACTCGCCACCGGCTGGTTCGCCGCGGGCTCACAGGGCATCAGGCGGATGGGGCGGGCCCGTGCTGGGGCCGCCCTGGTGGCCCGCGGCGAGTTCTCCATAGTCATCGCGGGCCTGGCAGTGGGTTCCGGAGCGGTCACCGGTGAGCTGGCGGCGTTCTCCACCGCTTATGTGCTGCTGATGGCAGTCCTCGGCCCGGTGGCGGCCCGTGTGGTGGAACCGGTGGCGCAGCGGCTGGTGACGCTACGGCAGGCGCGGCGATGA
- a CDS encoding cytidylate kinase (product_source=KO:K00945; cath_funfam=3.40.50.300; cog=COG0283; ko=KO:K00945; pfam=PF02224; smart=SM00382; superfamily=52540; tigrfam=TIGR00017) has translation MSQPELNGIVAVDGPSGTGKSTAARGLAHALGAAYLDTGAMYRAVTLAVLRAGAPLDDAAELTRVAREAHLVMRTAPDSPGVSLDGADVRGEIREQEVTKAVSAVSAVPEVRELLVRRQRALIDTATRPSGGIVVEGRDVGTVVVPEAGLKVYLTASADARAHRRTAQDAAEGRPADRDLVHADVRRRDTLDSNRSVAPLRMAEDAVSLDTTELSLEQVLRRLHELAVARGLLVTNERAGR, from the coding sequence GTGTCCCAGCCCGAGCTCAACGGAATCGTGGCGGTGGACGGGCCGTCCGGAACGGGCAAGTCCACGGCGGCTCGTGGACTCGCCCACGCGCTCGGCGCTGCTTACCTGGATACCGGCGCGATGTATCGAGCGGTGACACTGGCCGTGCTGCGCGCCGGGGCGCCGCTGGACGACGCCGCGGAACTCACCCGCGTCGCCCGTGAAGCGCATCTGGTGATGCGCACCGCCCCCGACTCTCCCGGCGTGTCGCTGGACGGAGCCGACGTGCGAGGGGAGATCCGCGAGCAGGAAGTCACCAAGGCGGTTTCCGCCGTCTCGGCGGTTCCCGAGGTGCGGGAGCTTCTGGTACGGCGGCAGCGCGCGCTGATCGACACCGCGACACGTCCCAGCGGGGGGATCGTGGTCGAGGGACGTGACGTGGGCACCGTCGTGGTGCCCGAGGCGGGCCTGAAGGTGTACCTGACCGCCTCGGCGGACGCCCGGGCCCACCGCCGCACCGCCCAGGACGCGGCCGAGGGACGCCCGGCGGACCGCGACCTGGTGCACGCCGACGTGCGACGCAGGGACACGCTCGACTCCAACAGGTCCGTCGCACCGCTTCGAATGGCCGAGGACGCGGTTTCGCTGGATACGACCGAGCTCTCGCTGGAACAGGTGCTGCGGCGGTTGCACGAGTTGGCAGTCGCCCGCGGGCTGCTGGTCACCAACGAGCGAGCCGGACGATGA
- a CDS encoding GTP-binding protein (product_source=KO:K03977; cath_funfam=3.30.300.20,3.40.50.300; cog=COG1160; ko=KO:K03977; pfam=PF01926,PF14714; smart=SM00382; superfamily=52540; tigrfam=TIGR03594) has product MSEEPFADAAEGAGLDGTWSDERDWADYDHLFDELDEDSGTEPGRPVLAVVGRPNVGKSTLVNRLLGSRQAVVKDTPGVTRDRVTYDAVWSGRAFSVVDTGGWDPDADGMYASVTSQAEMAMSAADAILFVVDANVGVSGTDEAAAKVLRRSRRPVIVVANKVDDQVAVAGTAELWSLGLGEPHPVSALHGRGSGDLLDEVLRVLPETPREQLGGAAGPRRVALVGKPNVGKSSMLNRLVGEQRAVVDEVAGTTVDPVDSLVELDDEVWRFVDTAGLRKRVKTADGTEYYASLRTKAAIEAAEVAIVLIDGSEPLTEQDLRIISMVIESGRALVIAYNKWDMVDDDRRRSLEKEIDRDLVRVRWAERVNVSAQTGRAVAKLAPTLRTALESWDQRVSTGQINSWLSDIVAAHPPPVRGGKQPKIMFATQAHARPPTLVLFSSGFLEAGYRRFLERKFREAFGFAGSPVRVVVRIKERKSSR; this is encoded by the coding sequence GTGAGCGAAGAGCCGTTTGCCGACGCCGCCGAGGGTGCCGGCCTCGACGGCACCTGGTCCGACGAGAGGGACTGGGCCGACTACGATCACCTGTTCGACGAACTCGACGAGGATTCGGGAACCGAACCCGGCCGTCCCGTCCTGGCGGTTGTGGGCAGGCCCAACGTCGGTAAGTCCACCCTGGTGAACCGGTTGCTCGGCAGCAGGCAGGCCGTGGTCAAGGACACTCCGGGGGTCACGCGGGACCGGGTTACCTACGACGCCGTGTGGAGCGGGCGCGCGTTCAGCGTCGTCGACACCGGTGGATGGGACCCCGATGCCGACGGCATGTACGCCAGTGTCACTTCACAGGCGGAGATGGCCATGTCGGCAGCCGACGCGATCCTGTTCGTGGTCGACGCCAACGTGGGGGTCAGCGGCACCGACGAGGCCGCCGCGAAGGTGCTGCGCCGGTCCCGGCGCCCGGTGATCGTGGTCGCCAACAAGGTCGACGACCAGGTGGCGGTGGCAGGTACGGCCGAGCTGTGGTCCCTCGGGCTGGGGGAGCCGCATCCGGTGAGCGCGCTGCACGGTCGCGGGTCGGGCGACCTGCTCGACGAAGTGCTGCGCGTGCTGCCCGAAACCCCGCGGGAGCAGCTGGGGGGCGCGGCGGGACCGCGACGGGTGGCGCTGGTCGGCAAGCCCAACGTCGGCAAGTCCAGCATGCTCAACCGTCTCGTCGGTGAGCAGCGTGCCGTGGTCGACGAGGTGGCCGGCACCACCGTCGACCCCGTGGACTCGCTGGTCGAGCTCGACGACGAAGTGTGGCGGTTCGTGGACACCGCCGGGCTGCGCAAGCGGGTCAAGACCGCCGACGGCACGGAGTACTACGCCTCGCTGCGCACCAAGGCGGCCATCGAGGCGGCCGAGGTTGCCATCGTGCTCATCGACGGTTCCGAGCCGCTGACCGAGCAGGACCTGCGCATCATCAGCATGGTCATCGAGTCCGGTCGGGCGCTGGTGATCGCCTACAACAAGTGGGACATGGTCGACGACGACCGCAGGCGGAGCCTGGAGAAGGAGATCGATCGCGATCTCGTCCGAGTACGCTGGGCCGAGCGGGTGAACGTGTCGGCCCAGACCGGCCGTGCGGTCGCCAAGCTGGCACCCACGCTGCGGACAGCGCTCGAATCCTGGGACCAGCGCGTCTCCACCGGCCAGATCAATTCGTGGTTGTCGGACATCGTCGCGGCTCATCCACCGCCGGTCCGGGGCGGCAAGCAACCCAAGATCATGTTCGCCACCCAGGCGCACGCCCGACCACCGACACTTGTGTTGTTCAGTTCGGGCTTCCTTGAGGCGGGCTATCGCCGGTTCCTGGAGCGCAAGTTCCGCGAGGCGTTCGGTTTCGCGGGCAGCCCGGTTCGCGTGGTCGTACGGATCAAGGAACGCAAGAGCTCCCGCTGA
- a CDS encoding 1-acyl-sn-glycerol-3-phosphate acyltransferase (product_source=KO:K00655; cog=COG0204; ko=KO:K00655; pfam=PF01553; smart=SM00563; superfamily=69593; tigrfam=TIGR00530), translating to MSYRIRVRHGERVPTTGPVVLVANHSSLADGPVLFGTLPRGAVFLIKRELFRGPLGWTLCKLGHLPVRRDAPDRAALSAAVRILRSGGVIGVFPEGTRGGSVAEARHGAAWLARSAGAPLLPVACRGTARESGRRFRFRPRVDVLVGRPVRLPEQQGRAGLAAATERVRTELVELLAELDGQTTDSDEPDDDVRGNEA from the coding sequence ATGTCGTATCGAATCCGCGTTCGACACGGTGAGCGGGTCCCCACGACCGGCCCCGTGGTTCTCGTCGCCAATCACAGTTCCCTCGCGGACGGTCCGGTGTTGTTCGGGACACTGCCACGTGGTGCGGTGTTCCTGATCAAGCGGGAACTGTTCCGCGGCCCGCTCGGCTGGACACTGTGTAAACTGGGTCATCTTCCGGTTCGTCGTGATGCTCCCGATCGCGCGGCGTTGTCGGCCGCGGTGCGGATACTTCGTTCCGGCGGGGTGATCGGGGTGTTTCCCGAGGGAACTCGAGGCGGAAGCGTGGCCGAGGCGCGGCACGGCGCGGCGTGGTTGGCCCGATCGGCGGGGGCGCCGCTGCTGCCGGTCGCGTGCCGGGGTACCGCTCGCGAGAGCGGGCGACGGTTCCGGTTCCGGCCGAGGGTGGACGTTCTCGTCGGCAGACCCGTCCGCCTGCCGGAGCAGCAGGGCAGAGCGGGGCTGGCCGCGGCGACCGAACGTGTGCGTACCGAGTTGGTCGAGTTGCTCGCCGAACTGGACGGCCAAACGACCGACTCCGACGAACCAGACGATGATGTGAGAGGGAACGAAGCGTGA
- a CDS encoding segregation and condensation protein A (product_source=KO:K05896; cath_funfam=1.10.10.580; cog=COG1354; ko=KO:K05896; pfam=PF02616; superfamily=109709): MTEAQAATDSAHEMPELAAAQDSQSGRFTVRLENFEGPFDLLLQLISQHQLDVTEVALHRVTDDFIAYTKELGQRSELDEISEFLVVAATLLDLKAARLVPAAEVEDEEDLALLEARDLLFARLLQYRAYKRVAELFRQLEAGALGRYPRAVSLEQRYLDLMPEVVLGVDAAGLAETAAAVFRPKPPPTVSLDHLHQQRVSVREHAAELRVLLAERGSALFAELTERCGTSLEIVARFLALLELFREAVVTFDQPEPLGELAVSWVGGSAEQARVAAEADRDRDEEEDYG; this comes from the coding sequence GTGACTGAGGCACAAGCAGCCACCGACTCGGCGCACGAGATGCCCGAACTGGCCGCCGCTCAGGATTCCCAGAGCGGACGCTTCACAGTACGGCTGGAGAACTTCGAGGGGCCGTTCGACCTGTTGCTGCAGCTGATCTCGCAGCATCAGCTCGACGTCACCGAGGTGGCACTGCATCGCGTCACCGATGACTTCATCGCCTACACGAAGGAGCTCGGGCAGCGCTCCGAGCTGGACGAGATCAGTGAGTTCCTCGTCGTGGCGGCCACGCTGCTGGATCTCAAAGCGGCTCGGCTCGTCCCCGCCGCCGAGGTCGAGGACGAGGAGGACCTCGCCCTGTTGGAGGCCCGCGACCTGCTGTTCGCACGGTTGCTGCAGTACCGGGCCTACAAGCGGGTCGCCGAACTGTTCCGACAGCTCGAAGCCGGGGCACTGGGGCGCTACCCCCGGGCGGTCTCGCTGGAGCAGCGCTATCTCGACCTGATGCCGGAAGTGGTTCTCGGAGTGGATGCCGCCGGCCTGGCGGAGACAGCCGCCGCGGTGTTCCGCCCCAAACCCCCACCGACCGTGTCGCTGGACCACCTCCACCAGCAACGCGTCTCGGTGCGCGAGCACGCGGCGGAGCTGCGGGTGCTGTTGGCCGAGCGGGGCAGCGCACTGTTCGCCGAGCTGACCGAGCGGTGCGGCACGAGTCTCGAGATCGTGGCCCGGTTCCTGGCGCTGCTCGAATTGTTCCGCGAGGCGGTGGTCACGTTCGATCAGCCGGAACCGCTCGGGGAGCTCGCGGTCTCCTGGGTGGGCGGCAGCGCCGAACAGGCTCGCGTGGCCGCCGAGGCCGATCGGGATCGAGACGAGGAAGAGGATTACGGGTGA